A stretch of Treponema vincentii F0403 DNA encodes these proteins:
- a CDS encoding Na/Pi cotransporter family protein: MNIVVILLQALGSLGFILYGMKLMSEGIQKSAGGSLHRILNMMTGNRVLAVLTGFAVTAIVQSSGATTVMTVSFVNAGLLSLTQAIGVIFGANIGTTVTAWIVALVGFQLKLAEIAIPAFGIGFFLTFFKRIHQESLGEGVMGFGLLFTGLGILSSLMPDLSADNLSFLSFAANDSIYSIIIGFVAGFLLTIILHSSSATTAIILTMAYGKVIGMEFAAASVLGSNVGSTIDAVIAAIGSKLNARRTAMVHVLFNVCGALLFLIFFKPSLALLYRLTPEGSRLANITIRLALFHSLFNIINTLIALPFIPYIARFVEWLVKDKGNESPERYQLVIPSETAIKENIEAYILQAEREISMMSMVVRKMFDTIRPLLEDDYKGSVETVIAQLVQQEDYADQMQEELSRFLIATSRLSLSVKAAHNVRLMLTIVDHLENMTDHIYELGLHIEKSKKKKLNIPKEDMDKLLPYLGVVNQFIHFVHDHLNKPLAQDQLALADEMEQTIDAMRSNLKKLARNRLEEGANVKAELLYIDMVRTIEKIGDCAFSISETLSKTV; this comes from the coding sequence ATGAATATAGTTGTAATATTGCTGCAAGCGCTGGGGAGTCTCGGCTTCATTTTATACGGCATGAAATTGATGAGCGAAGGTATCCAGAAAAGTGCCGGAGGAAGTCTCCATCGAATCCTCAATATGATGACCGGAAACAGAGTTCTTGCCGTACTTACCGGTTTTGCAGTTACCGCTATTGTTCAGTCATCGGGCGCAACCACCGTTATGACCGTTTCGTTTGTTAATGCGGGACTTCTCTCGCTGACACAGGCAATCGGCGTTATCTTCGGTGCTAACATCGGTACAACGGTTACCGCGTGGATTGTCGCGCTGGTCGGTTTTCAGCTCAAACTCGCCGAAATTGCAATACCGGCATTCGGCATCGGCTTCTTCCTTACCTTCTTTAAAAGGATCCACCAGGAAAGTCTAGGGGAAGGCGTTATGGGGTTCGGCCTGCTTTTTACGGGACTCGGCATTCTCTCTTCACTGATGCCGGATCTGTCCGCCGATAACCTGTCATTCTTATCCTTCGCCGCAAACGACAGTATCTACAGTATTATCATAGGCTTTGTTGCAGGCTTCCTTTTAACAATCATCTTACACTCTTCGTCCGCAACCACCGCTATTATTTTGACCATGGCTTATGGCAAAGTTATCGGTATGGAATTCGCTGCGGCAAGCGTACTCGGCAGTAATGTCGGTTCCACGATCGATGCCGTTATCGCGGCAATCGGAAGTAAACTCAATGCGCGCAGAACGGCTATGGTGCACGTACTGTTTAACGTATGCGGTGCGCTTTTATTCTTAATCTTTTTTAAACCGTCGCTCGCGTTGTTGTATCGCCTAACGCCGGAAGGCAGCAGACTTGCAAACATAACCATCCGGCTTGCCCTCTTTCACTCATTATTCAATATTATCAATACCTTGATTGCTCTCCCGTTTATTCCGTACATTGCGCGCTTTGTAGAATGGCTTGTTAAAGACAAAGGAAACGAATCGCCGGAGCGATATCAGCTGGTTATACCGAGCGAAACGGCAATTAAAGAAAATATCGAAGCGTATATTCTGCAAGCTGAGCGGGAAATCAGCATGATGTCTATGGTCGTACGGAAGATGTTCGATACGATTCGCCCCTTACTGGAAGACGATTACAAAGGTTCCGTTGAAACAGTCATTGCGCAGCTTGTACAACAAGAGGACTATGCAGATCAAATGCAGGAAGAATTATCCCGCTTCTTAATTGCAACCTCCCGCTTGTCGCTCAGCGTTAAAGCGGCGCATAACGTGCGGCTGATGCTGACTATTGTCGATCACCTTGAAAATATGACCGATCATATTTATGAATTGGGACTGCATATCGAAAAGAGCAAGAAGAAAAAGCTTAACATCCCGAAGGAAGATATGGATAAGCTTTTGCCCTACCTCGGCGTTGTTAACCAGTTTATTCACTTTGTACACGATCACTTAAACAAACCGTTGGCACAGGATCAACTGGCGCTTGCCGATGAAATGGAGCAGACAATCGATGCCATGCGCAGTAATCTGAAAAAACTTGCACGGAACCGTTTGGAAGAAGGAGCAAATGTCAAGGCTGAGCTCTTGTATATCGATATGGTACGGACAATTGAAAAGATCGGAGACTGCGCGTTCAGTATTTCCGAAACGCTCAGCAAAACAGTATAA
- a CDS encoding radical SAM protein: MNVGLQKTTLVNYPHRVAAAVFLPGCNLRCPYCYNSELVCASIFEGPMRNPLQSGNNDYVPIEAVYEHIEKRKAVLQGLVISGGEALLSPVLTELILRAKKAGLAVKLDTNGLLPDALSMLLHDKTLCPDMIAIDIKTDPARYHELKFCRPAGTAPVSLEPGAVLKRTLMLLRQKETFCRPVEIEYRTVLVPPLITAKDICAIADVLPSDAAWFFAPFLPGNCLNPKWNAIRPYTQAETEELIRFAATKIPNSRLR, from the coding sequence ATGAATGTCGGCCTGCAGAAAACCACGCTTGTAAACTACCCGCATCGGGTTGCGGCGGCGGTTTTTCTGCCGGGCTGTAACCTGCGCTGCCCCTATTGCTATAATAGTGAGCTTGTGTGCGCATCGATTTTCGAGGGACCGATGCGTAATCCGCTGCAGTCCGGCAACAATGACTACGTACCTATTGAAGCAGTCTATGAGCATATCGAAAAGCGGAAGGCTGTACTGCAAGGGCTGGTTATTTCGGGCGGCGAAGCGTTGCTGTCGCCGGTTTTGACGGAACTTATCTTACGGGCGAAAAAGGCCGGCCTTGCTGTCAAGCTTGATACAAACGGTTTATTGCCGGATGCCTTATCTATGCTGCTGCATGATAAAACGCTTTGTCCGGATATGATAGCCATCGATATAAAAACCGATCCTGCCCGTTATCATGAACTCAAGTTCTGCCGCCCTGCCGGTACTGCTCCGGTATCTCTAGAACCGGGAGCGGTTCTTAAACGGACGCTCATGCTCTTACGTCAAAAAGAAACGTTTTGCCGGCCGGTAGAAATAGAGTACCGGACGGTTCTTGTACCGCCGCTTATTACCGCTAAAGATATATGCGCTATTGCAGACGTGCTTCCTTCCGATGCCGCATGGTTTTTTGCACCTTTTTTACCGGGAAACTGTCTTAATCCTAAATGGAATGCTATCCGCCCCTATACTCAGGCGGAAACGGAAGAACTTATCCGGTTTGCCGCAACGAAGATACCCAATAGCCGTTTACGATAA
- a CDS encoding VpaChn25_0724 family phage protein: MEHIFLPNQRSIILQGLEKDASRTLSNEMLQRLLKTYGHTVSLADVNTLINWLEVRGFVMAERLSDKGLVLAHLTRAGLDVALGYCRVEGIEPPFMD; this comes from the coding sequence ATGGAACATATATTTTTACCGAACCAACGCAGTATCATTTTACAGGGACTTGAAAAAGACGCAAGCAGGACGCTTTCAAACGAAATGCTCCAGCGGCTTTTAAAAACATACGGACATACGGTCAGCCTTGCTGATGTGAATACGCTTATCAACTGGCTTGAAGTGCGCGGCTTTGTTATGGCAGAGCGGCTTTCTGATAAAGGTCTTGTATTAGCGCACCTTACCCGCGCAGGGCTGGATGTCGCACTTGGCTATTGCCGAGTAGAGGGCATTGAGCCGCCTTTTATGGATTAA
- a CDS encoding glycoside hydrolase family 2 protein has translation MARTLIPLWQHWQFADSFEEQYLQRDCDETHFTEIQLPHTVKELPYHYFDEKIYQFHSCYRKKFAVSPQLQDMRLFIDFDGVMCYAKVFVNGQFAGEHKGGYVPFSVEITQYVDYGEEETNVLAVYVDSTERADIPPFGGMVDYLCYGGIYRDVTLRAVPHCHIESVYARPVSVLTAEKSLQVDIAIAHSDRMNKPINILIALFDSRNKKRAELHKSLVVSVPSLTLSMLMDELTGLKLWTLEKPELYRVEVSLLEDGAVCDSVSTRIGFRVAEFTPEGFFLNGKPLKLRGLNRHQSFPYIGYAMPQRVQQKDADILKYELGVNIVRTSHYPQSPYFLDRCDEIGLLVFEEMPGWQHIGDSAWQDISCENIRKMIARDRNHPSIILWGVRINESPDCTDFYQQTNMIARELDPYRQTGGVRCIEKSECFEDVYTMNDFIYGSQGLPACTAAGTVRALRFQREVTGQPDLLPYLVTEFGGHIYPTKRFDQEERLIEHAKLHLAVQNAAALDPQKCGAIGWCAFDYNTHANFGSGDRICYHGVMDMFRIPKFAASVYASQQPAESRPVLEPLTRYTVGDRAVGGIAPLTICTNCEAVRLTIGEKDLGLFYPAFDRYPGLEHPPVIIDNLPSVWGGAWEDAVFIGYHNGKECITRRFAANPIPAQLVLTADETKLRADIPDAVRFVVRLLDQAGNELPYSSEVVQIKLKGSAKIIGPQGFALIGGSRAFWIKTLGNVGTVKVSAQTSEFKSETVSVRIR, from the coding sequence GTGGCACGAACATTAATACCTTTATGGCAACATTGGCAATTTGCGGATAGTTTTGAAGAACAATACCTGCAACGTGATTGCGATGAAACACATTTTACCGAAATACAGCTTCCGCATACGGTGAAAGAACTACCGTATCATTATTTTGATGAAAAAATATATCAATTCCATTCCTGCTATAGAAAGAAGTTTGCCGTATCCCCTCAACTGCAAGATATGCGCCTTTTTATCGACTTTGACGGAGTGATGTGCTATGCAAAGGTCTTTGTAAACGGGCAGTTTGCCGGAGAACACAAAGGTGGGTATGTTCCTTTTTCCGTTGAGATTACTCAATATGTTGACTATGGGGAAGAAGAAACAAATGTACTGGCCGTGTACGTCGATTCGACGGAGCGGGCGGATATTCCTCCATTCGGCGGGATGGTAGATTACCTTTGCTACGGAGGTATTTACCGCGATGTTACCTTGCGTGCGGTGCCTCACTGTCATATCGAATCGGTTTATGCCCGGCCTGTATCCGTTTTAACGGCGGAGAAAAGCTTGCAGGTGGACATCGCGATTGCACACAGCGACCGGATGAATAAGCCGATTAATATTTTGATAGCACTCTTTGATTCCCGAAATAAAAAACGGGCGGAGTTACATAAATCGCTTGTCGTGTCCGTTCCGTCCCTTACATTATCGATGCTTATGGATGAATTAACCGGCTTAAAATTGTGGACGCTGGAAAAGCCCGAGCTGTACCGTGTTGAGGTATCTTTATTGGAAGACGGCGCGGTATGTGATAGCGTTTCAACCCGTATCGGTTTCCGCGTTGCCGAATTTACTCCGGAAGGTTTTTTCTTAAACGGAAAGCCGCTAAAGCTGCGCGGTTTAAACCGGCATCAGTCTTTTCCATACATCGGTTACGCGATGCCTCAGCGGGTACAGCAAAAAGATGCGGATATCCTAAAGTATGAACTCGGTGTCAATATCGTCCGTACCTCGCATTATCCTCAGTCGCCGTATTTTTTAGACCGCTGCGATGAAATCGGGCTGTTGGTTTTTGAAGAAATGCCCGGCTGGCAGCATATCGGCGATTCCGCGTGGCAGGATATCAGCTGCGAAAATATCCGGAAGATGATTGCCAGAGACCGGAATCATCCTTCTATTATATTGTGGGGAGTACGCATCAATGAGTCGCCCGATTGCACGGATTTTTACCAGCAGACAAATATGATAGCCCGTGAACTCGATCCGTACCGACAAACCGGCGGTGTCCGATGTATCGAAAAGAGCGAATGTTTTGAAGACGTTTATACGATGAACGACTTTATTTACGGCTCGCAAGGATTACCGGCATGCACTGCAGCCGGAACGGTGCGCGCGCTTCGATTTCAGCGCGAGGTTACCGGACAGCCGGATTTGCTTCCATACCTCGTAACCGAATTCGGCGGGCATATCTACCCGACAAAACGGTTCGACCAAGAAGAACGGCTGATCGAGCATGCAAAACTTCACCTTGCGGTACAAAATGCCGCCGCCCTCGACCCGCAAAAGTGCGGCGCAATCGGCTGGTGCGCTTTTGACTATAATACTCATGCAAACTTCGGTTCGGGCGACCGTATTTGCTACCACGGCGTGATGGATATGTTCCGCATTCCTAAATTTGCCGCAAGCGTGTATGCAAGTCAGCAGCCTGCAGAAAGCCGCCCGGTGTTGGAACCGTTAACCCGCTATACCGTCGGGGATCGTGCCGTCGGCGGGATTGCGCCGCTTACCATCTGTACGAACTGCGAGGCAGTCCGGCTTACCATCGGGGAAAAAGATTTGGGGCTTTTCTATCCTGCCTTTGACCGCTATCCCGGACTTGAGCATCCGCCCGTTATTATCGATAACCTTCCGAGTGTGTGGGGCGGCGCATGGGAAGATGCCGTATTCATCGGTTATCATAACGGTAAAGAATGTATTACCCGACGGTTTGCCGCAAACCCCATACCGGCACAGCTTGTACTTACCGCCGATGAAACGAAGCTCCGTGCCGACATCCCCGACGCAGTCCGCTTTGTTGTGCGGCTGCTTGATCAGGCGGGCAATGAATTACCCTATAGCTCCGAGGTAGTGCAGATTAAATTAAAAGGCTCCGCGAAGATTATCGGACCGCAGGGATTTGCCCTCATCGGCGGCTCCCGCGCTTTTTGGATTAAGACGCTCGGCAACGTCGGTACGGTAAAAGTTTCCGCGCAGACAAGCGAATTTAAAAGCGAAACCGTTTCCGTCCGCATCCGGTAA
- the nrdD gene encoding glutaredoxin family protein — protein MRTREAIDADIAAAQSELQNVHGTTTEVYARIVGYYRSVRNWNKGKREEFSERKMFERENPKTHVYAGQSAVLDMGTTSVQYPAFFEVYTRKTCPNCPPVKDYCSSLGIAVRYIDADTEEGIKAAAKHGVRSCPTVIMYNEAEKELSRAYSVADLKAHHFTPYTAEAVIA, from the coding sequence ATGAGAACAAGAGAAGCAATCGATGCCGATATTGCAGCTGCGCAGTCGGAACTGCAGAATGTACACGGTACTACAACGGAAGTATATGCACGCATAGTCGGTTATTACCGTTCCGTCCGTAACTGGAATAAGGGCAAGCGTGAAGAATTTTCGGAGCGGAAAATGTTCGAGCGCGAAAATCCGAAAACACACGTATATGCCGGTCAAAGTGCCGTATTAGACATGGGGACAACGTCCGTTCAGTATCCTGCGTTTTTCGAGGTATATACACGGAAAACGTGTCCTAATTGCCCGCCTGTCAAAGACTATTGCAGCAGTCTCGGTATTGCCGTCCGGTATATCGATGCCGATACCGAGGAGGGTATTAAAGCGGCTGCAAAGCACGGAGTACGCTCATGTCCAACCGTTATCATGTATAACGAGGCGGAAAAAGAACTTTCGCGTGCATATTCCGTTGCCGATCTTAAAGCCCATCATTTTACCCCTTATACGGCCGAAGCGGTTATCGCTTAA
- the ppdK gene encoding pyruvate, phosphate dikinase: MAEEKYVYFFGNGKAEGNGEMKQLLGGKGAGLAEMTRAKLPVPAGFTITTEVCQLYYSNNKKYPAGLEKAVKENLQKLEKAAGKKLGDPNDPLLVSVRSGAPVSMPGMMETILNLGLTDKSVEGLAKKTSNRRFALDAYRRFIMMYGSTAMGIDRIKFDDLFDEVKEKHTRGRLNIAADKKVGDTDVNEDELAEVITKFKALYKKEIKEEFPQDPIEQLWGAIGAVFNSWMAEKAVTYRRVENLVGIKGTAVNVMQMVFGNKGNTSGTGVCFTRDPNSGENVFYGDYLFNAQGEDVVAGIRTPIKLSEFEKEDKKAYDQLCKVRALLEEHYKDMQDMEFTVEEGTLYMLQCRTGKRSPAAAFRMAVDMVNEGLITKEEAIMRIKASDIEGIFYPAIDYKQANLKSALLVSGIAAVPGAATGRICFSAAKAEELAAKKEKAILVRKETSPEDVGGMHAAQGILTATGGKTSHAAVVARGWGKCCIVGCEKLVIDYEKGECSYNGVTLKEGDFITLDGTKGDVYVGELKLVQAKQPESYKTLMKWVDETRTIKVRTNADQPDDAKVALEHGAEGIGLCRTEHMFFNDEKRILAIREMIVADSTEGRKKALAKLLPIQTKDFEGIFKVMDGKGVTIRLIDPPLHEFVPHDKEGQQKLAEALNISFASVKERVEQLHEANPMLGHRGCRLAITYPEILEMQVTAIITAACNVHKKGITVLPEIMIPLTIDPKEFAILEARVRSVADAILKKHDAKIKYLVGTMIETPRAALLADKIAERAEFFSFGTNDLTQMTLGISRDDAAKFLPAYVDEQKAGVFPADPFQSLDQEGVGLLVKEGIAKGRSTRPELKVGICGEHGGDLESVKFCCRAGMSYVSASPFRVPIARLAAAQAAIEDKKAGAKKTAKTTKSAKTGKSTKTATKKK; the protein is encoded by the coding sequence ATGGCAGAAGAAAAGTATGTCTATTTCTTCGGAAATGGCAAGGCGGAAGGCAACGGCGAAATGAAGCAGCTGCTTGGTGGTAAAGGAGCCGGTTTGGCCGAAATGACCCGTGCGAAGTTGCCCGTTCCCGCAGGTTTTACAATTACCACTGAAGTTTGTCAATTGTATTATTCAAATAATAAAAAATATCCTGCCGGCTTGGAGAAGGCTGTAAAAGAAAATTTACAGAAACTGGAAAAAGCTGCCGGTAAGAAGCTTGGTGATCCGAATGATCCGCTTTTGGTTTCAGTCCGATCGGGAGCTCCCGTTTCGATGCCCGGTATGATGGAAACGATTTTGAACCTCGGCTTAACCGATAAGTCGGTTGAAGGCTTGGCAAAGAAGACGTCGAACCGCCGCTTTGCATTGGATGCATATCGCCGTTTCATTATGATGTACGGTTCCACGGCAATGGGTATTGACCGCATTAAGTTTGATGATCTTTTTGATGAGGTAAAAGAAAAACATACCCGCGGGCGCTTAAACATTGCTGCAGACAAGAAAGTCGGCGATACTGATGTAAATGAAGATGAGCTTGCAGAAGTTATCACAAAATTTAAGGCTCTTTATAAAAAAGAGATTAAAGAAGAATTCCCGCAAGATCCCATCGAACAGCTTTGGGGCGCTATCGGAGCGGTATTCAATTCTTGGATGGCTGAAAAAGCGGTTACCTACCGCCGTGTAGAAAACCTCGTCGGAATTAAGGGCACTGCAGTCAACGTTATGCAGATGGTATTCGGTAACAAGGGGAATACCTCCGGTACCGGCGTCTGCTTTACCCGCGATCCCAATAGCGGTGAAAACGTATTCTACGGCGATTACCTCTTTAATGCACAAGGTGAAGACGTTGTTGCAGGTATCCGTACTCCTATTAAACTTTCCGAGTTCGAAAAAGAAGATAAAAAAGCGTATGACCAGCTTTGCAAAGTCCGCGCGCTGTTGGAAGAGCACTACAAAGATATGCAGGATATGGAGTTCACCGTAGAAGAAGGTACGCTCTATATGCTCCAGTGCCGTACCGGTAAACGTTCTCCTGCCGCCGCTTTCAGAATGGCAGTCGATATGGTAAATGAAGGGCTTATCACAAAAGAAGAAGCGATTATGCGCATTAAGGCAAGCGATATCGAAGGTATCTTCTATCCTGCCATCGACTATAAGCAAGCCAACTTGAAATCCGCTTTACTTGTCAGCGGAATTGCCGCAGTTCCGGGCGCTGCAACCGGAAGAATCTGTTTTTCCGCCGCTAAGGCAGAAGAACTTGCAGCAAAGAAAGAAAAGGCAATCCTTGTACGCAAGGAAACCAGCCCCGAAGATGTTGGCGGTATGCATGCCGCACAAGGTATTTTGACCGCAACCGGCGGAAAAACGAGCCATGCGGCCGTTGTTGCACGCGGTTGGGGCAAATGCTGTATCGTCGGATGCGAAAAACTTGTGATCGATTACGAAAAAGGCGAATGCAGCTACAACGGTGTTACACTCAAGGAAGGCGATTTTATCACACTTGACGGAACCAAAGGCGATGTGTATGTCGGCGAGCTGAAATTGGTGCAGGCAAAACAGCCTGAATCATATAAGACTTTGATGAAGTGGGTTGATGAAACACGTACCATTAAAGTGCGCACCAATGCGGATCAGCCTGACGATGCAAAGGTTGCCCTTGAACACGGTGCAGAGGGTATCGGATTGTGCCGCACCGAGCACATGTTCTTTAATGATGAAAAGCGCATCCTTGCAATCCGCGAGATGATTGTTGCGGACAGCACCGAAGGACGTAAAAAGGCTTTGGCTAAGCTGCTTCCGATTCAGACCAAGGACTTTGAAGGTATCTTTAAGGTTATGGACGGAAAGGGCGTTACCATCCGCTTAATCGATCCTCCGCTGCATGAATTTGTACCGCATGATAAGGAAGGCCAGCAGAAATTGGCCGAAGCGCTCAACATCAGCTTTGCAAGTGTAAAGGAACGGGTAGAACAGCTCCATGAAGCAAACCCGATGCTCGGACACCGCGGCTGCCGTTTGGCAATTACCTATCCCGAAATCCTCGAAATGCAGGTAACCGCTATCATTACCGCTGCGTGCAACGTACATAAAAAAGGTATTACGGTGCTGCCCGAAATTATGATTCCGCTGACCATCGATCCTAAAGAATTTGCGATCCTTGAAGCGAGAGTCCGCAGCGTTGCCGATGCAATTCTTAAAAAGCACGATGCTAAGATTAAATACTTGGTCGGTACGATGATTGAAACACCGCGCGCGGCTTTATTGGCCGATAAGATCGCCGAACGGGCTGAGTTCTTCTCGTTCGGAACCAACGACTTAACACAGATGACGTTGGGCATAAGCCGCGACGATGCTGCGAAGTTCTTACCTGCATACGTTGATGAACAAAAAGCCGGTGTATTCCCGGCCGATCCGTTCCAGTCTTTGGATCAGGAAGGCGTTGGCTTGCTCGTTAAAGAAGGTATTGCAAAAGGCCGTTCAACCCGCCCCGAATTAAAGGTCGGTATCTGCGGCGAACACGGCGGTGATTTGGAATCCGTCAAGTTCTGCTGCCGTGCCGGAATGTCGTATGTTTCGGCATCGCCCTTCCGTGTTCCGATTGCCCGCCTTGCTGCTGCACAGGCTGCAATAGAGGATAAAAAGGCCGGAGCTAAAAAAACGGCTAAGACAACAAAGTCTGCTAAAACGGGGAAATCTACCAAAACCGCAACGAAGAAAAAGTAA
- a CDS encoding AMP-binding protein, producing MDILRYAEEDPQRVLAITDNGETVHYSEIDTAAAVFSKEAAHQLVFLLCSNSRGTLLGYLGCLKAGAVPLLLDAHIAPDLLQHLIKTYRPAFYYIPHDVPEETKKILPMNKTVTAIADSLLLQSDTKGPELFQDLALLLTTSGSTGSPKLVRLTYRNICENARSIAEYLHITDKERPITMLPMSYSYGMSIINSHALMGATIILSGHDILTAAFWERVKRENVSSLVGIPYTYQIFSRLRLTEMELPALKTLTQAGGKLPYELHKKFGEWSLNTGRRFFVMYGQTEAAPRMAYLLPDKTLEKCGSMGIAVPGGALKLIDETGTEITAPDTVGELVYHGSNVAMGYAECAEDLSKGDEWHGTLHTGDMAKQDSDGYFFIVGRKKRFIKVFGNRVNLDDTERLLSAAFPDAEFACIGQDDLLCIYTTLEAEERHRAVSEYLAQTTRLPAKVFHIFFIDAIPKNTAGKKLYSQLKIR from the coding sequence ATGGATATATTACGGTATGCCGAAGAAGACCCTCAGCGGGTATTGGCGATAACCGATAACGGTGAGACAGTACATTACAGTGAAATCGATACGGCTGCAGCGGTGTTTTCAAAAGAGGCAGCACATCAGCTGGTGTTTTTACTCTGCAGCAATTCCCGCGGAACACTGCTCGGTTACCTCGGCTGTTTAAAGGCAGGCGCCGTACCGCTCCTGTTGGACGCACATATCGCGCCGGATCTTTTGCAGCATTTAATCAAAACCTACCGCCCCGCTTTTTATTACATTCCGCACGATGTGCCGGAAGAAACAAAAAAAATTCTCCCAATGAATAAAACCGTTACTGCAATAGCGGACAGCCTATTACTCCAATCGGATACAAAAGGGCCGGAGCTTTTTCAGGATTTGGCATTGCTCCTTACTACATCGGGGAGCACCGGCAGCCCTAAACTTGTGCGCCTGACATACCGCAATATTTGTGAAAACGCGCGCTCAATTGCAGAATACCTGCATATCACCGACAAGGAACGCCCGATAACCATGCTGCCGATGAGTTATTCATACGGAATGTCGATTATCAACAGCCATGCCCTTATGGGGGCAACCATTATATTGAGCGGACACGATATCCTAACCGCTGCGTTCTGGGAACGTGTCAAACGGGAAAACGTCAGCTCGCTTGTCGGAATCCCCTACACCTATCAAATATTTTCCCGTTTACGGTTGACCGAAATGGAGCTGCCGGCGCTTAAAACGCTCACTCAAGCGGGGGGAAAGCTGCCGTACGAACTGCATAAGAAATTCGGCGAGTGGAGTTTGAATACCGGCCGGCGCTTCTTTGTGATGTACGGACAGACCGAAGCCGCGCCGCGCATGGCATATCTGCTGCCCGATAAAACACTGGAAAAGTGCGGCAGCATGGGCATTGCCGTTCCCGGCGGCGCACTCAAACTGATCGACGAAACGGGTACCGAGATTACCGCGCCAGACACTGTCGGCGAACTGGTGTACCACGGGTCGAATGTTGCAATGGGCTATGCGGAATGCGCTGAGGATTTATCGAAAGGAGACGAATGGCACGGAACGCTGCATACCGGCGATATGGCAAAACAAGATTCCGACGGTTATTTTTTTATCGTCGGGAGAAAAAAACGGTTCATCAAGGTATTCGGGAACCGGGTTAATCTTGACGATACCGAACGGCTGCTTTCCGCAGCGTTCCCCGATGCCGAATTTGCCTGTATAGGGCAGGACGACCTTCTCTGCATTTACACAACGCTGGAAGCCGAAGAACGGCACCGCGCAGTGTCGGAATATCTGGCACAAACGACGCGGCTCCCCGCAAAGGTATTTCATATTTTTTTTATCGACGCGATTCCTAAAAATACTGCGGGTAAAAAGCTCTATTCGCAGCTGAAAATCCGCTAA
- a CDS encoding PDC sensor domain-containing protein: MGRYRAIYTENQNGDGYEAEKNKTEKIWLRRKLMAVISCMLIMGIVVQGHFAVKAVKRMVREQAETALVDKTEAVADMLDKETTAFFQYVEVLAHAPVFTDWSIPNSKKAKIVYEQVAFNDAIRGIVFCGMDGHGFINSGERVSALNEEWFRAAASGKHFVSEPTVFSSINIVSFIFAVPIRMGDKITGVLSMIVSSDFFLEKNRIHNSRTYRL; encoded by the coding sequence ATGGGAAGATATAGAGCAATATATACCGAAAATCAAAATGGTGACGGATATGAGGCTGAAAAAAACAAAACGGAAAAAATATGGCTGCGCAGAAAACTGATGGCGGTGATCAGCTGTATGCTGATTATGGGTATTGTCGTACAAGGCCATTTTGCAGTCAAAGCCGTAAAAAGAATGGTTCGTGAACAAGCAGAAACAGCTCTGGTTGATAAAACGGAAGCGGTCGCTGATATGTTAGATAAAGAAACTACCGCTTTTTTTCAATATGTCGAAGTGCTGGCCCATGCGCCGGTGTTTACTGATTGGTCTATCCCCAATAGTAAGAAAGCAAAGATAGTGTATGAACAAGTTGCTTTTAACGATGCAATCCGTGGAATAGTGTTTTGTGGTATGGATGGGCACGGCTTTATAAATAGCGGTGAACGAGTATCTGCTTTAAACGAAGAATGGTTTAGAGCGGCGGCAAGCGGGAAACATTTTGTTTCAGAACCGACTGTTTTTTCATCCATAAATATCGTATCGTTTATCTTTGCGGTTCCTATCCGCATGGGTGATAAAATTACTGGTGTACTAAGCATGATTGTTTCATCGGATTTTTTTCTCGAAAAAAATCGAATCCATAACAGTAGGACATACCGGCTATAG